A window of the Haloarcula rubripromontorii genome harbors these coding sequences:
- a CDS encoding DUF1648 domain-containing protein, which produces MARQQSRADIVSGVIIALTALAGVAVWSRLPAEVAIHFSASGRPDNYVSKPVGVVLMPALMIATLVVLKWTFRYDPPDVPHVAATVTVATMAFMGAIHGLVLAWNLGYPVPFDLVLVGSLVWAAFVVGYAVKTEYAHG; this is translated from the coding sequence ATGGCGCGCCAACAGAGCCGTGCCGACATCGTAAGCGGTGTCATCATCGCCCTGACAGCCCTGGCCGGCGTGGCGGTCTGGTCTCGCCTCCCCGCCGAAGTCGCGATTCACTTCTCCGCGTCGGGCAGGCCCGATAACTACGTTTCGAAGCCGGTCGGTGTCGTTCTTATGCCGGCACTGATGATCGCTACGCTCGTCGTGCTAAAGTGGACGTTCCGCTACGACCCGCCGGACGTGCCGCACGTAGCGGCCACCGTCACCGTCGCAACGATGGCGTTCATGGGGGCGATACACGGGCTCGTACTCGCGTGGAACCTCGGCTACCCGGTCCCGTTCGACCTCGTCCTCGTCGGATCGCTCGTCTGGGCGGCTTTCGTCGTCGGGTACGCTGTGAAGACGGAATATGCACACGGGTAG
- a CDS encoding HVO_0476 family zinc finger protein: MTDATPGDRIALPCPACSPDLETVHEVLKPGGHVTVRCTDCDHVHKEQLPEEETLERSVVVSQDGDSFTAEVDVPAEEELSVGEEFLLETEEAVVTARITSLETADGREDEAAAEDVETIWSRAVGNVSVNVTMHPKDGTHDETESFKLHVPGDYEFVVGETEAFGEEEFTVEGIHVRDDAHGYDHENMDHDGDMGIAKDINRLYVRDESTTAWSAW, from the coding sequence ATGACAGACGCTACACCGGGCGACCGCATCGCCCTCCCGTGTCCGGCCTGCTCGCCGGACCTGGAAACGGTTCACGAGGTGCTGAAGCCGGGCGGCCACGTGACGGTTCGCTGTACGGACTGTGACCACGTCCACAAGGAACAACTGCCGGAGGAGGAGACACTAGAGCGAAGCGTCGTCGTCTCACAGGACGGGGACTCCTTCACCGCGGAGGTCGACGTGCCAGCCGAAGAAGAACTGTCCGTCGGCGAGGAGTTCCTGCTGGAGACCGAAGAGGCCGTCGTGACCGCGCGCATCACCAGTTTAGAGACCGCGGACGGCCGCGAAGACGAGGCGGCCGCCGAGGACGTCGAGACCATCTGGTCGCGGGCCGTCGGCAACGTCTCGGTCAACGTCACGATGCACCCGAAAGACGGCACGCACGACGAGACCGAGAGCTTCAAACTCCACGTCCCCGGCGACTACGAGTTCGTCGTCGGCGAAACCGAAGCGTTCGGTGAGGAGGAGTTCACCGTTGAGGGGATTCACGTCCGCGACGACGCCCACGGCTACGACCACGAGAACATGGACCACGACGGTGACATGGGCATCGCGAAGGACATCAACCGGCTGTACGTCAGGGACGAGTCGACCACGGCGTGGTCTGCGTGGTAG
- a CDS encoding protein-L-isoaspartate(D-aspartate) O-methyltransferase, translating into MADWDRQRSRLSDRLRERVVDEDVLAAIASVPRHLFVPDDKRHAAYADRPLPIGSGQTISAPHMVAIMAEILDLSPGDQVLEIGTGCGYHAAVTAELVGPENVYSVEYHAPLADDARETLDATGYGEVSVRAGDGKQGWPEHAPYDRTYLTCAAPEFPAPLVDQTRDSGVLLAPLGDGQQRLIRAEKQADGTVNRVDHGGVRFVPLQ; encoded by the coding sequence ATGGCGGACTGGGACCGGCAGCGGTCGCGGCTGTCTGACCGTCTCCGAGAGCGGGTCGTCGACGAGGACGTTCTCGCGGCGATAGCGTCGGTTCCGCGCCACCTGTTCGTCCCGGACGACAAGCGACACGCTGCCTACGCCGACCGCCCGCTCCCGATCGGGTCGGGTCAGACGATTTCTGCGCCACACATGGTCGCAATCATGGCTGAGATACTCGACCTGTCTCCCGGAGACCAGGTGCTTGAGATCGGCACTGGGTGTGGCTACCACGCCGCGGTGACTGCTGAACTGGTCGGCCCCGAGAACGTCTACAGCGTGGAGTACCATGCGCCGCTCGCCGACGACGCACGGGAAACGCTAGATGCGACCGGCTACGGCGAGGTTTCGGTTCGAGCCGGCGACGGCAAGCAGGGGTGGCCAGAACACGCGCCTTATGACCGGACGTATCTGACCTGTGCCGCGCCGGAGTTCCCCGCCCCGCTCGTCGACCAGACCCGCGACAGCGGTGTCCTCCTGGCCCCGCTCGGCGACGGACAACAGCGCCTTATCCGGGCGGAGAAACAGGCTGACGGCACAGTTAATCGCGTCGACCACGGCGGGGTTCGATTCGTCCCGCTCCAGTAG
- a CDS encoding protein-L-isoaspartate O-methyltransferase family protein, translating to MDPAVLRDDMVDSLQHDSKGVVRSAWLSTAMRAVPREAFVGEQQAYSDRPFERLGTRVLSPSTAGRVLETLSPAEDDDVLVVGAGVGYTAAVLAEHVGAANVHAIDITRRLVIEARQNLAEAGYEAVLVDRRDGADGLPEYAPYDRILLEAAAIDPPRALLKQLTDDGRLVMPLGTGEQSLAVVDADGSVERHGTVAFQPMLVEGEQADTVERNRTHREDREHARRAAQSRAGWEQEWIDWDG from the coding sequence ATGGACCCGGCGGTACTGCGGGACGACATGGTCGACAGCCTGCAACACGACAGCAAGGGTGTCGTCCGGAGCGCGTGGCTGTCGACAGCGATGCGCGCCGTCCCCCGCGAGGCCTTCGTCGGCGAGCAACAGGCCTACTCCGACCGCCCCTTCGAGCGCCTTGGAACGCGCGTCCTCTCGCCCAGCACCGCCGGCCGAGTACTCGAAACTCTGTCACCTGCGGAAGACGACGATGTGCTCGTGGTCGGTGCTGGTGTCGGCTACACGGCCGCAGTGCTGGCAGAACACGTCGGCGCAGCGAACGTGCATGCAATAGATATCACGCGCCGCCTCGTGATTGAAGCCCGGCAGAACTTGGCAGAAGCAGGCTACGAAGCCGTCCTCGTCGACCGCCGCGACGGGGCCGACGGACTGCCCGAATACGCTCCGTACGACCGGATTCTTCTGGAAGCCGCCGCAATCGACCCGCCCAGGGCGCTCCTCAAGCAACTGACCGACGACGGGCGGCTGGTGATGCCGCTGGGAACCGGCGAGCAGTCGCTGGCCGTCGTCGACGCCGACGGGTCGGTCGAGCGACACGGCACCGTCGCCTTCCAGCCGATGCTCGTCGAGGGTGAGCAGGCCGACACCGTCGAGCGCAACCGGACCCACCGCGAGGACCGCGAACACGCCCGGCGGGCGGCCCAGTCTCGCGCCGGCTGGGAGCAGGAGTGGATCGACTGGGACGGCTAG
- a CDS encoding DUF7382 domain-containing protein, translating into MSDSLWRDERAIEGLPIRLVIALVVGVACLSVMMSTISGIETLQVTEVDVEPHPEVANPGSQDIVVTVVDSKGSPVSGATVVAKSGTATLSSVKTGETGGEGNATLSLSPSLGPNQQDGTVTFEVKPPAGSSYKDARSNTDLLVVKSP; encoded by the coding sequence ATGTCAGATTCGCTGTGGCGCGACGAGCGTGCTATCGAAGGACTGCCGATTCGCCTCGTTATCGCGCTGGTGGTCGGCGTCGCCTGCCTCTCCGTGATGATGAGCACTATTTCGGGAATCGAGACGCTACAAGTGACGGAAGTCGACGTTGAGCCACACCCGGAAGTGGCGAATCCGGGGTCACAGGACATCGTTGTCACTGTCGTCGACTCGAAGGGGTCTCCCGTCTCCGGCGCAACGGTCGTCGCCAAGAGCGGGACGGCGACGCTCTCGTCAGTCAAGACCGGCGAGACAGGTGGTGAAGGGAACGCGACTCTCTCGCTGTCGCCGTCGCTCGGGCCGAATCAACAGGACGGCACGGTCACGTTCGAGGTGAAACCGCCGGCGGGAAGCAGCTACAAGGACGCTCGCTCGAACACCGACCTGCTCGTCGTCAAGTCGCCCTAG
- a CDS encoding ATP-binding protein translates to MVVLGREEATGPTTRLGHYRARDGSRGAEVDLDVDRPHVGLVVGKRGSGKTYTLGVLAEGLVAAEGVAPVVIDPMGAFTPLGTADVPATVMHPSVRADALDPRQWCTVLGLDPEQGPGALVWRAAAECATLDGMRSWVADADAAAGTTRSAANYLALAASWDIFDAAGIETGTLCSDSLTVLDMSGLAARPAGAVLAAVATSLYDARMAEQTCRLPWLLVDEAHAFTDGVARRPLRRLVTRGRQPGVSCVLATQRPSAVPATTVSQTDLLVAHRLTSAADIDALQAAQPTYLDGDFAARLPETTGDALVVDDGTESVHHVTVRERRTPHGGGTPRASDLDADREQECSVARAEK, encoded by the coding sequence ATGGTCGTTCTCGGACGCGAGGAAGCGACGGGGCCAACGACACGGCTGGGCCACTATCGGGCCCGCGACGGGAGCCGCGGTGCTGAAGTCGATCTCGATGTCGACCGGCCACACGTCGGCCTCGTCGTTGGCAAACGCGGGTCGGGGAAGACGTACACGCTCGGTGTCCTCGCCGAGGGATTGGTTGCTGCTGAGGGGGTCGCCCCGGTCGTCATCGACCCGATGGGGGCGTTCACGCCGCTCGGAACTGCGGATGTGCCTGCGACGGTCATGCATCCCAGCGTTCGTGCGGACGCGCTCGACCCGCGTCAGTGGTGTACGGTGCTCGGCCTCGACCCCGAACAGGGGCCGGGAGCACTTGTGTGGCGAGCGGCGGCCGAGTGCGCAACCCTCGATGGGATGCGCTCGTGGGTGGCCGACGCGGATGCGGCGGCGGGGACTACCCGCTCGGCAGCGAACTATCTCGCGCTCGCCGCATCATGGGATATCTTCGATGCTGCGGGTATCGAGACGGGAACGCTGTGCAGCGATAGCCTGACTGTGCTCGATATGTCGGGACTCGCCGCTCGACCAGCCGGTGCGGTTCTCGCCGCTGTCGCGACTTCGCTGTACGACGCTCGGATGGCCGAACAGACGTGCCGACTGCCGTGGCTGCTGGTCGACGAAGCCCACGCGTTTACCGACGGCGTTGCTCGGCGTCCGCTCCGCCGTCTCGTCACGCGAGGCCGTCAGCCCGGTGTGAGTTGTGTGCTGGCGACACAGCGACCCAGCGCCGTGCCGGCGACGACCGTCTCTCAGACCGACTTGCTCGTCGCCCACCGACTGACGAGTGCGGCTGACATCGACGCACTGCAGGCCGCCCAGCCGACGTATCTCGACGGCGATTTCGCGGCCCGGCTCCCGGAGACGACCGGTGACGCGCTCGTCGTCGACGACGGCACCGAATCCGTCCATCACGTGACCGTCCGCGAGCGGCGGACACCCCACGGTGGCGGGACCCCGCGGGCAAGCGACCTCGACGCAGACAGAGAGCAGGAATGCTCTGTGGCACGTGCTGAAAAATGA
- the crcB gene encoding fluoride efflux transporter CrcB: MVAIEPAHLVGTGGALGALCRHYLAGAVKQETFPLGTFTVNVIGSFVLGLVTFAGVTGDAALLVGVGACGSFTTFSSFSVATVRLWEDGHVALAALNAVGNLVCALAAIGLAWGLVQVV, encoded by the coding sequence ATGGTCGCTATCGAACCGGCGCATCTGGTCGGGACCGGTGGGGCACTCGGGGCACTCTGTCGCCACTATCTGGCAGGGGCCGTCAAACAAGAGACGTTCCCGCTCGGGACATTTACCGTGAACGTCATCGGGAGCTTCGTTTTGGGACTGGTCACGTTCGCCGGTGTGACCGGTGACGCGGCATTACTGGTCGGCGTCGGCGCGTGCGGGTCGTTCACGACGTTTTCCTCGTTTTCGGTCGCAACGGTTCGATTGTGGGAGGACGGCCACGTGGCGCTGGCCGCTCTCAACGCCGTCGGCAACCTCGTCTGTGCGCTGGCCGCAATCGGGCTGGCCTGGGGCCTCGTGCAGGTCGTGTGA
- a CDS encoding fluoride efflux transporter FluC, translating to MADTHPLVTVETIVLVGLGGFAGSNLRYFVGLFFPGLQGTLLVNVCGSFALGVLVYEGLQVGALASETKLAASTGFISSFTTYSTFAVETVLTPEWAVANVVGSYALGFAGVLVGRETVRLVTGGER from the coding sequence ATGGCGGATACCCACCCGCTGGTAACGGTCGAAACTATCGTTCTCGTAGGCCTCGGAGGGTTCGCCGGTTCGAACCTTCGGTACTTCGTCGGCCTCTTTTTTCCGGGACTACAGGGGACGCTGCTGGTCAACGTCTGTGGCAGTTTCGCACTCGGTGTACTCGTGTACGAAGGGCTGCAGGTCGGTGCGCTGGCCAGCGAAACGAAACTGGCCGCTTCGACCGGCTTCATCTCTTCGTTTACCACCTACAGCACGTTCGCGGTGGAGACAGTATTGACACCCGAGTGGGCTGTTGCGAACGTCGTTGGGAGCTACGCGTTGGGGTTTGCCGGCGTCCTTGTCGGCCGTGAAACCGTCCGGCTGGTCACCGGAGGTGAGCGCTGA
- a CDS encoding archaea-specific SMC-related protein — protein sequence MPESKQGYSVAHFEVTNIGGIDETAVDIPPGVTVLTGKNATNRTSFLQSIMAAMGSTQATLKGDADEGRVALTYGDEVYERTLTRAGDAVQFDGEGYLDDPAVADLFAFLLETNEARRSVARGDDLREIIMRPVDIDAIRSEVEQLEAEKGEINDELATVESRQRDLPDLEQRRTELREQIEEKREKLAEREEEIDNSSRDIEESRQEQDVLEEKLDELRSTRSDLESVRRDIEAQEESISSLKRERSDLEDELDELPETPMGDQQHLEDEIASLRDQRQRLNSEISDLQSLIQYNEERLEEEDYDVIQSLEDAPEGSGGAVTEQLLESEDEESVVCWTCGSTVDREQIEDTVDRLQDLRRGKVEDLNDIKSELDDLKTDQREAEKKQRRRENVERKIQETETEIERREEQISSLKDRREELTADVESLEDEVDNLESEDFDEILALHREANQLEFEIDSLESDLDDVSAEIEEIEELVNRADDLREERDALVEELTDKRTKIDQIEANAVDQFNEHMDAILGILEYENLERIWIERIEQTVREGRQKVDRTVFELHIVRTTENGAAYEDTIEHLSESEREVTGLIFALAGYLVHDLHESVPFMLLDSLEAIDSARIAELVEYFADYAEHLVVALLPEDAQALDDDFNRITSI from the coding sequence ATGCCAGAATCAAAACAGGGATATAGTGTCGCCCATTTCGAGGTCACCAATATCGGTGGGATCGATGAGACAGCAGTCGATATTCCGCCGGGCGTGACGGTCCTGACGGGGAAGAACGCCACAAACCGGACGTCGTTTCTACAGTCTATTATGGCGGCGATGGGGAGTACGCAGGCCACGCTGAAAGGCGACGCCGACGAGGGGCGCGTTGCCCTCACGTACGGCGATGAAGTGTACGAACGGACGCTCACGCGAGCGGGGGACGCTGTCCAGTTTGACGGTGAGGGATACCTTGACGATCCAGCGGTCGCCGACCTGTTCGCGTTCCTCCTCGAAACCAACGAGGCGCGCCGGTCAGTTGCCCGCGGCGACGATCTCCGCGAAATCATCATGCGGCCGGTCGACATCGACGCGATCCGTTCGGAAGTCGAACAACTGGAAGCGGAGAAAGGCGAGATCAACGACGAGCTTGCCACGGTTGAATCCCGCCAGCGTGACCTTCCGGACCTCGAACAGCGCCGGACCGAACTCCGCGAGCAGATTGAGGAGAAACGCGAGAAACTCGCCGAGCGCGAGGAGGAGATAGACAACAGCAGCCGGGATATCGAGGAGAGCCGTCAGGAACAGGATGTCCTCGAAGAGAAACTCGACGAACTCCGCTCGACGCGGTCAGACCTCGAATCTGTCCGGCGTGATATCGAGGCACAGGAGGAGAGTATCTCCTCGCTGAAACGCGAACGATCCGATCTCGAAGACGAGCTGGACGAACTACCGGAGACGCCGATGGGCGACCAGCAGCACCTCGAAGACGAAATCGCAAGCCTGCGTGACCAGCGCCAGCGGCTGAACAGCGAGATATCCGATCTTCAGAGCCTGATCCAGTACAACGAGGAACGGCTCGAAGAGGAAGACTACGACGTCATCCAGTCGCTTGAAGACGCGCCCGAAGGCTCCGGCGGCGCGGTGACAGAGCAACTCCTCGAAAGCGAGGACGAGGAATCCGTCGTCTGCTGGACGTGCGGCTCGACGGTCGACCGGGAGCAGATCGAAGATACTGTCGACCGCCTGCAGGACCTCCGCCGGGGGAAAGTCGAGGATCTCAACGACATCAAGTCGGAACTCGACGATCTCAAAACCGACCAGCGCGAAGCCGAAAAGAAGCAGCGCCGCCGCGAGAACGTCGAACGGAAGATACAGGAGACCGAAACGGAGATCGAACGCCGCGAGGAGCAGATCTCCTCGTTGAAGGACCGGCGCGAGGAACTGACTGCGGACGTCGAGTCACTGGAAGACGAGGTCGACAACCTCGAATCCGAGGACTTCGACGAGATCCTCGCGCTACACCGGGAGGCGAACCAGCTCGAGTTCGAGATCGACAGTCTGGAGTCCGACCTCGATGACGTGTCCGCTGAGATTGAGGAGATCGAGGAGCTGGTCAATCGGGCCGACGACCTCCGTGAGGAGCGCGACGCCCTCGTCGAGGAACTCACCGACAAGCGGACGAAAATCGACCAGATCGAAGCCAACGCCGTCGACCAGTTCAACGAGCACATGGACGCCATTCTCGGTATCCTGGAGTACGAGAACCTCGAACGAATCTGGATCGAACGCATCGAGCAAACCGTCCGTGAGGGGCGACAGAAGGTCGACAGAACGGTGTTTGAGCTCCACATCGTTCGAACCACCGAGAACGGCGCGGCTTACGAGGACACCATCGAACACCTCAGCGAGAGCGAGCGTGAGGTGACCGGCCTCATCTTCGCCCTCGCGGGCTATCTGGTGCATGACCTCCACGAGAGCGTTCCGTTCATGCTGCTTGACTCGCTGGAAGCCATCGACTCGGCGCGGATCGCCGAACTCGTCGAGTACTTCGCTGACTACGCCGAGCATCTCGTCGTGGCCCTCCTACCGGAGGATGCGCAGGCGCTGGACGACGACTTCAACCGCATCACCTCGATCTAA
- the rdfA gene encoding rod-determining factor RdfA, translated as MANTTDGRPSSKVARLIDEYELDGLGAEMEARWTGDGEERMSLRDLAEFFNKRLLERELVDAGLSALESDVESTYENLTGDDISTGVRTDTVNRLERNGVDVDRLETDFITYQAIRSYLKEWRGAEYQGLSDDEKIEKDLESIQRLLTRTLSVTDQRIEKLRDTGRIDIEDFEVFLDAQVLCQSCGSQYAVAEFFDQGGCACQQD; from the coding sequence ATGGCGAATACGACAGACGGCCGGCCGTCGAGCAAGGTCGCTCGACTTATCGACGAGTACGAACTTGATGGACTCGGTGCGGAGATGGAGGCTCGCTGGACGGGTGACGGTGAAGAGCGGATGAGTCTCCGTGATCTCGCGGAGTTTTTCAACAAGCGCCTCCTCGAACGTGAACTGGTCGATGCGGGCCTGAGCGCGCTTGAAAGTGACGTGGAATCGACCTACGAGAACCTCACTGGTGACGACATCAGCACGGGCGTTCGGACTGATACCGTCAACCGACTCGAACGCAACGGTGTCGATGTCGACCGTCTCGAAACCGATTTCATCACCTACCAGGCCATCCGGTCGTATCTGAAGGAATGGCGCGGCGCGGAGTATCAGGGGCTGTCCGACGACGAGAAGATCGAAAAGGACCTCGAAAGCATTCAGCGACTCCTGACCCGAACGCTGTCGGTCACCGACCAGCGTATCGAGAAACTGCGCGATACGGGCCGCATCGACATCGAGGACTTCGAGGTATTTCTGGACGCGCAGGTGCTGTGCCAGTCCTGTGGCAGCCAGTACGCCGTCGCGGAGTTCTTCGACCAGGGCGGCTGTGCGTGTCAGCAGGACTGA
- a CDS encoding aminotransferase class V-fold PLP-dependent enzyme encodes MDPGDLRASIPALERCTYFNTGASGPTPRPVVDAATAFLERHAFDAPAAEGPYTVAWDAIAAARDVVAGHIGTDAANVAFTRSTADGVNMVAGAIDWQPGDVVVRTDLEHPACTLPWDRLADTHDVEVRLLETDGGRLDMAAVNDVVADARLVALSSLTWTHGTRLPVSAVVDAAHDAGAQVLVDAVQSVGQHPVDVTEWGADFVTAAGHKWLLGVWGGGFLYVDPDAYDRLHQTRIGYRSVEDPGADGYDYHEGARRFEVGTTSPVPYVALAHAIETVEAVGFDTIQPRVERLTDRLKDGLGDRLLSPRDYESGLVTFTADDPEATVERLAAEGIIIRSLPHPEALRASVHAFNTADDIDRLLDAL; translated from the coding sequence ATGGACCCAGGCGACCTCCGAGCGTCGATTCCGGCACTCGAACGGTGTACGTATTTCAACACAGGGGCAAGCGGGCCGACGCCGCGCCCAGTGGTCGACGCTGCGACGGCGTTTCTCGAACGTCACGCTTTCGACGCGCCTGCGGCTGAGGGACCCTATACAGTTGCGTGGGACGCTATCGCGGCGGCCCGCGACGTCGTTGCCGGCCATATCGGGACCGACGCCGCCAACGTCGCGTTCACTCGCAGTACCGCCGACGGGGTCAACATGGTCGCGGGGGCCATAGACTGGCAACCCGGCGACGTGGTAGTCCGGACCGACCTCGAACACCCGGCCTGTACGCTCCCCTGGGACCGGCTGGCCGACACCCACGATGTCGAGGTCCGGCTGCTGGAGACCGACGGCGGGCGGCTCGACATGGCAGCCGTGAACGATGTCGTGGCCGACGCCAGGCTCGTGGCGCTGAGTTCGCTCACCTGGACCCACGGGACAAGACTCCCGGTTTCGGCCGTCGTCGACGCGGCCCACGACGCCGGCGCGCAGGTGCTCGTCGACGCCGTCCAGTCCGTCGGGCAACATCCCGTTGACGTGACCGAATGGGGCGCGGACTTCGTGACCGCGGCGGGGCACAAGTGGTTGCTGGGCGTCTGGGGAGGCGGGTTCCTCTACGTCGACCCGGATGCGTATGACCGACTCCACCAGACCCGCATTGGCTATCGAAGCGTCGAAGACCCCGGCGCTGACGGATACGACTACCACGAGGGTGCGCGCCGCTTCGAGGTCGGCACCACCTCGCCGGTTCCCTACGTCGCGCTCGCACATGCCATCGAAACGGTCGAGGCCGTCGGGTTCGACACGATTCAGCCCCGCGTCGAACGGCTGACCGACCGGCTCAAGGACGGGCTCGGCGACCGACTGCTGAGTCCCCGCGACTACGAGTCGGGACTCGTGACGTTCACTGCTGATGACCCCGAGGCGACCGTCGAGCGACTCGCGGCTGAGGGTATCATCATCAGGTCGCTCCCCCATCCCGAGGCGCTCCGGGCGTCCGTCCACGCGTTCAATACGGCCGACGACATCGACCGCCTGCTCGACGCGCTATAG